A single window of Pseudomonadota bacterium DNA harbors:
- a CDS encoding TRAP transporter small permease yields MDKIEKIIATINRICIIIGGLSLLLMMLIGFANVASRCFWQPIKGSFEVIGFLGALTTAMALGYTQTRKNHVAIDILTNHYNAHWRRRAKTFSYLISALFFTLASWQTAVWGLNIRHSGEKSETLRISYYPFIFIVAIGLGLLAIILFLDFSKGLRQPENHREES; encoded by the coding sequence GTGGATAAAATAGAGAAAATTATCGCCACCATCAACCGGATATGTATCATTATCGGTGGTTTATCGCTACTTTTGATGATGCTTATTGGTTTTGCCAATGTGGCTTCACGTTGTTTCTGGCAGCCGATTAAAGGCAGTTTTGAAGTGATCGGTTTTTTAGGTGCTTTAACCACCGCCATGGCTCTGGGCTACACCCAGACCCGTAAAAATCATGTTGCCATTGATATTCTGACTAATCATTATAATGCTCATTGGCGGCGGCGGGCAAAAACCTTCAGTTATCTCATCAGCGCGCTTTTTTTTACTCTGGCTTCCTGGCAGACCGCCGTCTGGGGGTTAAATATCCGGCACAGCGGTGAAAAGTCAGAAACCTTGAGGATCAGCTATTATCCATTTATTTTTATTGTCGCCATTGGTCTGGGGTTGTTGGCGATTATTCTTTTTCTGGATTTCTCGAAGGGCCTGCGCCAGCCTGAAAATCACCGGGAGGAATCATGA
- a CDS encoding TRAP transporter substrate-binding protein: MMTRKIMGKSLILLIIGTFLTLGLTLPAPAGAKTIELRYANFPPAPTFPCVQMERWAKEVAKRTNGAVKVTTFPGGTLLGAKNMLDGVISGIADIGCFCPPYIPGRFPLMEGIDLPVTFTNATAASLTFWDLYQKYQPKSYDKVKVLTLFTCAPGNLMSKVAVKKLSDLKKLEIRGTGISGKYLDAMGATPVAMPMSSVPESLQKGVVKGLFSSLEVMKDFKFAELCKHVTITNGPTTSFAVVMNLKKWNALPADVKKVFNDLGREQALWTGQYEDQHVKDALVWSKEKQGVGIYRFSAAETKEVNDKVKFMITGYLQKTKEAGLPGQQFLDDLYSLKAKYEKEYGK, translated from the coding sequence ATGATGACCAGAAAAATTATGGGCAAATCACTCATCCTGCTGATTATCGGCACCTTTCTGACGCTGGGACTTACGCTGCCCGCCCCCGCCGGCGCCAAAACCATTGAGCTGAGATATGCTAATTTCCCCCCGGCTCCCACCTTCCCCTGTGTGCAGATGGAACGCTGGGCGAAAGAAGTGGCAAAGCGTACCAATGGAGCGGTGAAAGTTACCACCTTTCCGGGCGGAACCCTGCTGGGAGCCAAAAACATGCTAGATGGGGTTATCTCCGGCATTGCTGACATCGGCTGTTTCTGCCCACCCTACATTCCCGGACGTTTTCCCCTGATGGAGGGCATTGATCTACCGGTTACCTTCACCAATGCTACTGCCGCCAGTCTCACATTCTGGGACCTCTATCAAAAATATCAGCCCAAATCCTATGACAAAGTCAAGGTTTTGACCCTGTTTACCTGTGCTCCGGGCAATCTGATGTCCAAAGTAGCGGTAAAAAAGCTCAGTGATCTGAAAAAACTGGAAATTCGGGGAACCGGTATTTCAGGCAAATACCTGGATGCCATGGGAGCCACTCCGGTGGCCATGCCCATGTCCAGCGTTCCGGAATCGCTGCAGAAAGGCGTGGTCAAAGGACTTTTCTCTTCCCTTGAAGTCATGAAGGATTTTAAATTTGCCGAGTTATGTAAACATGTGACCATTACCAATGGCCCTACTACCTCATTTGCCGTGGTTATGAATCTGAAAAAATGGAATGCCCTGCCCGCTGACGTAAAAAAGGTTTTCAATGACCTGGGACGGGAACAGGCTCTCTGGACAGGCCAGTATGAAGACCAGCATGTAAAAGACGCACTGGTCTGGTCAAAGGAAAAACAGGGGGTTGGCATCTATCGTTTTTCAGCCGCCGAAACCAAGGAAGTCAATGATAAAGTCAAGTTCATGATTACCGGCTACCTCCAGAAAACTAAAGAAGCCGGTCTGCCAGGCCAGCAGTTTCTCGATGATCTCTACAGTTTAAAGGCCAAGTACGAAAAAGAATACGGTAAATAG
- a CDS encoding CoA transferase, whose translation MAQDDFFNQLTIISLEQAIVVPYFTYKMVHEGARVIRIEHPIITDPNRQVGEPVLAEEGMNSYFLTINAGKQAVTLNLKEKRGQQLLRKLIVGLNVDIFVTNQLPKNYVKLGIDYETLSACKSDLIWIGVTGFGPESNEGAYDPILQARSGLMEMTGEPDGPPQVLGIPLPDMGSSEQVYALTMRALLKREVNGSGSRIDFSMFRSAVSWQAINLPMVASFNRHISRRGNTHEFFAPVSVFKTKDGFIYLAVGNDRQWQALTELDGFSILNQEKYRQNAGRIADVVNLNRQVETITITFTSEELLQKFQQITLPASKINTMKDLLDDPLIKDHLLKTVDPDSGYTVTLSPPAYDTPHLREMNYQLPFPPRLGEHNQQIYHEEVGIQKTEMESLKKSNVI comes from the coding sequence ATGGCACAAGACGATTTTTTCAATCAACTAACCATCATCAGCCTGGAACAGGCGATCGTGGTCCCTTACTTCACCTATAAAATGGTTCATGAAGGAGCCCGGGTTATCCGGATTGAGCATCCGATAATTACTGATCCCAACCGGCAGGTGGGGGAACCAGTGCTGGCGGAAGAAGGAATGAATTCCTATTTTTTAACCATTAATGCCGGCAAACAGGCTGTCACCCTGAATCTCAAGGAAAAAAGAGGTCAGCAGTTACTGCGGAAACTCATTGTCGGACTGAATGTGGATATTTTTGTCACCAATCAGCTGCCTAAGAATTATGTCAAACTGGGAATAGATTATGAAACCCTGTCCGCTTGCAAATCCGATCTTATCTGGATAGGGGTTACCGGCTTCGGACCCGAGAGCAACGAGGGTGCCTATGACCCTATACTCCAGGCCCGCAGCGGCCTGATGGAAATGACCGGAGAACCCGATGGGCCACCTCAAGTGCTGGGGATTCCACTGCCGGATATGGGCAGCAGTGAACAGGTCTACGCCCTCACCATGCGGGCCCTGCTTAAACGGGAGGTCAACGGCAGTGGCTCACGCATTGATTTTTCCATGTTCAGAAGCGCGGTCAGCTGGCAGGCCATCAACCTGCCGATGGTAGCATCCTTTAACCGGCATATTTCCCGGCGGGGCAATACCCACGAGTTCTTCGCCCCAGTTTCCGTTTTTAAAACCAAAGATGGCTTCATCTACCTGGCAGTCGGCAATGATCGGCAGTGGCAGGCATTAACTGAACTGGATGGTTTCTCGATCCTTAATCAGGAAAAATACCGACAAAATGCCGGCCGGATTGCCGATGTCGTCAATCTCAACCGCCAGGTTGAAACCATTACCATCACCTTTACCAGTGAAGAACTTCTGCAAAAATTTCAGCAGATCACCCTGCCGGCTTCAAAAATTAACACGATGAAAGATCTGCTTGACGATCCTCTTATCAAAGATCATCTGCTGAAAACCGTTGATCCGGACAGTGGCTATACGGTCACCCTTTCACCTCCGGCATACGACACACCACATCTTCGGGAAATGAATTATCAGCTCCCCTTCCCGCCGAGACTGGGGGAACATAATCAGCAGATTTACCATGAAGAAGTGGGTATCCAGAAAACGGAAATGGAATCACTGAAAAAGAGCAATGTAATATAA
- a CDS encoding FAD binding domain-containing protein, translating into MLSLPKIDYCRPENEEELLACMEAHQDNFALLAGGTALVNDLKRGLPSARVLISLGALQELRGIEYDREQDRLIIGSMTTLAEMSVSPVLQDLLPGLIEAVNMVAAPPIRNRATLGGNLCLDTRCYYYNQSLAWRKLREPCYKCGGKVCLAVPGAKQCQSVFCADLPPLLLALGAKLLIGPGETREMSLAELYTGNGVSPHCLPADEYIRSIVIEDTSRKWGCYRKFRLRKSLDFPLAGIAMAGEKTEDKSFKQLKIVLGALASGPLFVEVAAEILSGESYDDHDAVKQASTVLVASAKPVANIGSRPGHRKKMAGILLQKMVADLQDKK; encoded by the coding sequence ATGTTAAGCCTGCCAAAAATAGATTATTGCCGGCCGGAGAATGAAGAGGAACTGTTGGCCTGCATGGAAGCCCACCAGGACAACTTTGCCTTGCTGGCGGGAGGCACCGCCCTGGTAAATGATCTCAAGCGCGGATTGCCAAGCGCTCGGGTTTTGATCAGTCTGGGGGCGCTCCAGGAATTGCGAGGCATCGAATATGACCGGGAACAGGATCGATTGATTATTGGTTCCATGACAACCCTGGCGGAGATGTCTGTTTCACCAGTGCTACAGGATTTGCTTCCGGGGTTGATTGAGGCAGTGAATATGGTTGCGGCTCCACCAATCAGGAACCGGGCGACGCTGGGAGGCAACCTTTGTCTGGATACCCGTTGTTACTACTACAATCAGTCACTTGCCTGGCGAAAACTCCGTGAGCCATGTTATAAATGTGGCGGCAAGGTCTGTTTAGCAGTGCCCGGAGCCAAGCAATGTCAGTCAGTCTTCTGTGCCGATCTGCCACCGTTGCTCCTGGCCCTGGGAGCAAAATTGCTTATTGGTCCTGGGGAAACCAGGGAAATGTCCCTGGCGGAATTATATACCGGTAACGGGGTGAGTCCTCATTGTCTTCCAGCCGATGAATATATTAGGAGCATAGTCATTGAAGATACTTCGCGGAAGTGGGGATGCTATCGCAAATTTCGCTTACGTAAATCGCTGGATTTTCCCCTGGCCGGAATAGCAATGGCCGGCGAGAAAACAGAGGATAAATCTTTTAAACAGTTGAAAATTGTTTTGGGTGCACTGGCATCCGGGCCGCTGTTTGTCGAAGTAGCGGCAGAAATTTTATCGGGCGAATCATATGATGATCATGATGCTGTCAAGCAGGCATCGACAGTGCTGGTCGCGTCGGCAAAACCGGTTGCCAATATTGGTTCCCGGCCCGGGCATAGAAAAAAGATGGCCGGTATCCTGCTGCAGAAAATGGTGGCGGACCTTCAGGATAAAAAATAA
- a CDS encoding (2Fe-2S)-binding protein encodes MMMEKRELILNINNEIHHLEVFPHETLREVLRDRLGLTGTKAACDDGSCGSCTVLLEGQPVRSCLLLAVEVEHQHIITIEGLAEGEKLHPMQQSFVDHHAIQCGFCSPGMILTGVAAVENQDKPLNRDEIREVVSGNLCRCTGYAKIIDAIEDVSKKQ; translated from the coding sequence ATGATGATGGAAAAAAGAGAGTTGATTCTTAATATCAATAATGAAATTCACCACCTGGAAGTATTTCCTCATGAAACGCTTCGGGAAGTATTGCGTGACCGCCTTGGCCTTACGGGAACCAAGGCGGCCTGTGATGACGGCAGCTGCGGCTCCTGTACGGTTTTGCTGGAAGGCCAGCCGGTGCGCTCCTGCCTGCTGCTGGCGGTTGAAGTTGAACACCAGCATATTATCACCATCGAAGGATTGGCTGAAGGCGAGAAGCTTCATCCCATGCAGCAGTCTTTTGTCGACCACCATGCCATTCAATGCGGGTTTTGCTCCCCGGGCATGATTTTAACCGGGGTGGCGGCGGTCGAAAACCAGGATAAACCGCTCAACCGGGATGAGATCCGTGAGGTTGTTTCCGGCAATCTTTGCCGCTGCACCGGCTATGCCAAAATTATTGATGCCATTGAGGATGTCTCAAAAAAACAGTAA